From the uncultured Trichococcus sp. genome, one window contains:
- the mraY gene encoding phospho-N-acetylmuramoyl-pentapeptide-transferase yields the protein MHWTEMLLPLSISFAITISMMPIFIGYFKVKQFGQITREEGPKWHQVKSGTPTMGGVVFIIAAILTVIGTAVWKDVFTVKLAMLLFALLFFAAIGFLDDFLKIFKKQNEGLTSKQKFISQLVGSFVFVALFFLSGSDPLITIPFFGQIHNWLVFAAFTIIWITGFSNAVNLTDGLDGLVAGTAGIAYAAYGILAYRQGQLEVLLFCIAIVGGLIGFFFFNKKPAKIFMGDVGSLALGAGLAVVSLALHQEWSLLLIGLVFVIETASVMLQVGSFKLRGKRIFKMSPIHHHFEMSGWSEWRVVLTFWAVGLISAILALWLLV from the coding sequence ATGCATTGGACAGAAATGCTGCTGCCTTTATCGATCAGCTTTGCCATCACAATCAGCATGATGCCAATATTCATCGGCTATTTTAAAGTGAAACAATTCGGACAGATAACAAGGGAAGAAGGCCCTAAATGGCATCAAGTCAAAAGCGGTACACCGACGATGGGGGGAGTCGTCTTCATCATCGCAGCGATCCTTACCGTTATCGGGACAGCGGTATGGAAGGACGTCTTCACCGTAAAATTGGCTATGTTGCTTTTCGCTCTGTTGTTTTTCGCAGCGATCGGCTTTTTGGATGATTTCCTGAAAATATTCAAAAAACAAAATGAAGGACTGACTTCCAAGCAAAAGTTCATTTCGCAATTGGTCGGCTCCTTCGTATTTGTGGCACTGTTCTTCTTGTCGGGTTCAGATCCTTTGATCACGATTCCATTCTTTGGACAAATCCACAATTGGTTGGTGTTCGCTGCGTTCACGATCATCTGGATAACAGGTTTTTCGAATGCTGTGAATTTGACCGACGGATTGGACGGATTGGTCGCTGGCACAGCGGGCATCGCCTATGCTGCATACGGCATATTGGCATACCGTCAAGGCCAATTGGAAGTCCTACTGTTCTGTATCGCAATCGTGGGAGGCCTGATCGGGTTCTTCTTTTTCAATAAAAAACCGGCAAAAATCTTTATGGGCGACGTCGGCTCGTTGGCATTGGGTGCAGGCCTCGCGGTTGTGTCGTTGGCGTTGCATCAGGAGTGGTCGTTGCTGTTGATCGGCCTTGTTTTCGTCATCGAAACGGCCAGCGTCATGCTGCAGGTCGGCTCCTTCAAGTTGCGCGGCAAGCGCATCTTCAAGATGTCTCCGATCCACCATCATTTCGAAATGAGCGGGTGGAGCGAATGGCGCGTCGTCCTGACTTTTTGGGCGGTGGGTTTGATATCTGCAATCTTAGCCTTGTGGCTGCTTGTCTAA
- the murD gene encoding UDP-N-acetylmuramoyl-L-alanine--D-glutamate ligase has protein sequence MKTNNRFENKKVLVLGLALSGMNAAKLLLELGAMVTVNDAKELSDNPDAKELISSGIKVIAGSHPIELLDESFSFMVKNPGIPYNNPMVKRALELGIPVLTEVELASEILEGRLIGVTGTNGKTTTTTMITDLLNSGRKIGKAYKAGNIGVPASAVARVATADDDVVMELSSFQLMGIEAMRPAIAVITNITEAHLDYHGDRKEYVKAKWRITENQTADDYLVLNWDQEELRTLSQHSKAQIVPFSRTQVLMDGAYASEGSLYFKGEKVMAISDLRVPGEHNIENALAAIAVAKLSGVANDAIISAFHLFYGVEHRIQFVAELNDRKFYNDSKATNILATKTALSSFRTPIILLAGGLDRGNTFDELIPFLGNVKTMIVFGETAEKLKDAGEKAGIEEIIVTDHVASAVPISYQYSEEGDTILLSPACASWDQYKNFEVRGKTFTDAVRSLVKATSEEDGSF, from the coding sequence ATGAAAACAAATAATCGATTCGAAAATAAAAAAGTATTGGTGCTGGGCCTGGCGCTCAGCGGCATGAACGCGGCCAAACTGCTCCTGGAACTCGGCGCGATGGTCACGGTCAATGATGCGAAGGAATTGAGCGACAATCCGGATGCAAAGGAGTTGATTTCATCCGGCATCAAAGTCATTGCTGGATCCCATCCGATCGAGCTGCTGGATGAATCTTTTTCCTTTATGGTCAAAAATCCAGGCATCCCGTACAACAATCCAATGGTCAAACGAGCACTTGAGTTAGGGATTCCCGTATTGACAGAGGTGGAGTTGGCTTCGGAAATCCTGGAAGGCCGATTGATCGGTGTGACAGGCACGAACGGAAAGACCACGACCACGACGATGATCACGGACCTGTTGAATTCGGGCAGAAAAATTGGGAAAGCCTATAAAGCCGGCAACATCGGCGTGCCTGCATCTGCAGTGGCACGTGTGGCGACTGCAGATGACGATGTCGTAATGGAACTGTCCAGCTTCCAACTGATGGGCATCGAGGCGATGCGACCAGCCATCGCCGTCATCACGAACATCACGGAAGCCCACCTGGATTACCATGGGGACCGCAAAGAATACGTCAAAGCGAAGTGGCGCATAACCGAAAATCAAACAGCGGACGATTATCTCGTTTTGAATTGGGATCAGGAAGAATTGCGTACACTGTCGCAGCATTCAAAAGCACAGATTGTTCCTTTCTCACGCACCCAGGTTCTTATGGATGGGGCATATGCGAGTGAAGGTTCGCTGTATTTCAAGGGCGAAAAAGTGATGGCTATTTCCGATTTGAGGGTTCCCGGAGAACACAACATCGAAAATGCATTGGCCGCGATCGCTGTGGCGAAATTGTCAGGTGTAGCCAATGACGCAATCATATCAGCTTTCCACCTCTTTTATGGCGTCGAGCACCGGATCCAATTCGTAGCCGAACTCAACGACAGGAAATTCTACAATGACTCGAAAGCAACGAATATCCTCGCAACCAAAACAGCCCTGAGCAGTTTCCGGACGCCGATCATTCTATTGGCGGGCGGATTGGACCGTGGGAATACTTTCGATGAACTCATTCCCTTTCTTGGCAACGTGAAGACGATGATCGTCTTCGGGGAAACGGCCGAGAAATTAAAGGACGCAGGCGAGAAAGCCGGCATCGAAGAAATCATCGTGACGGATCATGTCGCCAGCGCGGTTCCGATCAGCTATCAGTACAGCGAAGAAGGCGACACGATCCTGTTGTCTCCGGCCTGCGCAAGCTGGGATCAGTACAAGAACTTTGAGGTGCGCGGAAAAACATTTACGGATGCTGTCCGTTCCCTGGTCAAAGCCACAAGTGAGGAGGACGGTTCTTTCTAG
- a CDS encoding YggT family protein: MTEILIWLLQIIRWGISAYSTVLLVYALMSWLPGARSSKFGYFISSIVEPYLDIFRRLIPSVGMVSFSVVAGILFLNLVEYGAQVVILFLIRLLN, encoded by the coding sequence ATGACAGAAATATTGATTTGGCTTTTACAGATTATTCGTTGGGGCATATCGGCATATTCGACAGTCTTGCTGGTATACGCACTGATGAGTTGGTTGCCGGGAGCCAGAAGTTCCAAGTTCGGCTATTTTATCTCCAGCATTGTAGAGCCTTACCTGGATATATTCAGAAGATTGATCCCATCTGTAGGCATGGTGAGCTTCAGTGTAGTGGCGGGCATCCTATTCCTGAATTTGGTGGAGTATGGAGCGCAGGTCGTTATCCTGTTCCTGATCAGATTGCTGAATTGA
- the murG gene encoding undecaprenyldiphospho-muramoylpentapeptide beta-N-acetylglucosaminyltransferase, with product MKIVLSGGGTGGHIYPALALMNRIKERYPDSEFLYVGTDRGLESTIVPKAGVAFKSVKIQGLRRSLSLQNLKTVYLMIKSISDSKKIIKAFQPDVVIGTGGYVCAPVLYAASKLGVPTIIHEQNSVAGVTNKFLSRVVDRICICFEDARADFSAYPEKIIFTGNPRAQEVASLKESADLKEYGLKEEVPTVLIFGGSRGAAKLNESFVASCPLFKNRPYQVLLATGEVHYKAVEQKINALTDRLDNVRIVPYIHDMPKLFKRTDLIVSRSGATTLTEVMALGLPSILIPSPYVTNNHQQKNAESLVKNGAAEMILEKDLQAESLFRAIDELMINEAARKEMAFQAKQMGITDASDRIIDVILTLKK from the coding sequence ATGAAAATAGTATTATCCGGTGGGGGGACAGGCGGGCACATCTATCCGGCTTTAGCCCTGATGAACCGAATCAAAGAAAGATATCCCGACAGTGAATTCCTTTATGTGGGCACGGACCGCGGCTTGGAAAGCACAATCGTACCAAAGGCGGGCGTCGCCTTCAAATCCGTCAAGATCCAGGGCCTGCGCCGAAGCCTATCGCTTCAGAACCTCAAGACGGTCTATTTGATGATCAAGAGCATTTCGGACTCAAAGAAAATCATCAAGGCATTCCAACCGGATGTCGTAATCGGGACGGGCGGCTATGTTTGCGCCCCGGTCCTGTACGCCGCATCCAAACTGGGCGTGCCGACCATCATCCACGAGCAAAATTCAGTCGCGGGCGTCACCAATAAATTTTTGAGCCGGGTTGTGGATCGCATCTGCATTTGCTTTGAGGATGCCCGCGCTGATTTCTCCGCCTATCCTGAGAAGATTATTTTTACCGGGAATCCCCGGGCGCAGGAAGTAGCCTCCTTGAAGGAAAGTGCCGATCTGAAGGAATACGGACTGAAGGAAGAGGTGCCGACCGTTTTGATTTTTGGAGGCAGCCGGGGAGCTGCGAAGCTGAATGAGTCTTTCGTAGCCTCCTGCCCGCTCTTCAAAAACAGACCGTATCAAGTGCTCTTGGCTACCGGCGAAGTCCACTACAAAGCGGTGGAGCAAAAAATCAACGCGCTGACGGACCGTTTGGACAACGTCCGGATAGTGCCGTACATCCATGATATGCCGAAATTGTTCAAACGCACCGATTTGATTGTATCGCGGAGCGGTGCGACCACATTGACGGAAGTGATGGCCTTGGGATTGCCGAGTATATTGATCCCAAGTCCGTATGTCACGAACAACCATCAGCAAAAAAATGCGGAAAGCCTGGTGAAAAATGGGGCAGCCGAAATGATCCTCGAGAAAGACCTGCAGGCGGAATCACTGTTCAGAGCCATCGACGAGCTGATGATCAATGAAGCGGCACGCAAAGAAATGGCCTTCCAAGCCAAACAGATGGGCATAACGGATGCATCGGACCGGATCATCGATGTCATCTTGACTTTGAAGAAGTAA
- a CDS encoding DivIVA domain-containing protein produces MSLTPLDIQHKEFPVKIKGYDKEQVNDFLDTVTKEFEEVIKQNKDLQKQLKFAEEKLQYFSNLQDALNKSIVVAQDAADRLKENARKEAEIILFEAEKSADRLLHEAAGKATKINEETDSVRKESRNFKQKLQLLVESQLNLIMNDEWNNLLNASPEGQVSTPTLNEVLSNRTRIIDELVANSDDAAEFEVGGRLAEEARAEEKLAEAAVEAIEIPEENK; encoded by the coding sequence ATGAGTTTGACTCCATTAGATATTCAACACAAGGAATTCCCTGTCAAAATAAAAGGGTACGATAAAGAACAAGTCAATGACTTTTTGGATACTGTCACAAAGGAATTTGAAGAAGTCATCAAACAAAATAAAGACCTGCAAAAGCAACTGAAATTTGCCGAAGAAAAACTTCAGTATTTCAGCAACCTGCAGGATGCTTTGAACAAGTCGATCGTGGTGGCGCAGGATGCGGCCGACAGACTGAAAGAAAATGCGCGCAAAGAAGCTGAAATCATTCTGTTCGAGGCGGAAAAGAGTGCAGACCGTTTGTTGCATGAAGCTGCCGGGAAAGCAACAAAAATCAATGAAGAGACTGACAGCGTCCGCAAGGAAAGCCGCAACTTCAAACAGAAGCTGCAACTTTTGGTTGAATCCCAATTGAACCTCATCATGAATGATGAATGGAATAACTTGTTGAACGCTTCACCGGAAGGTCAAGTTTCAACGCCTACCTTGAATGAAGTGTTATCCAACCGCACACGCATCATCGACGAATTGGTCGCAAACTCTGACGATGCAGCCGAATTCGAAGTCGGCGGAAGATTGGCCGAAGAAGCCAGGGCTGAAGAGAAACTTGCGGAAGCTGCTGTGGAAGCTATTGAAATTCCGGAAGAAAACAAGTAA
- a CDS encoding RNA-binding protein yields MQEVYQHFRKEEQPFIDSAQSWITQAEETYAPYLTDFLDPRQQYILEMLVGKKGEVHVHFYGGYEAAERKRAIICPEYFSPTQSDFEMELTEVVYPSKFASLTHGKILGTLIGTGMKRELFGDILSDGTRWQFLLASNIASYVHSQVTKIGKVSVRLESRSYTDLITPIDDWTIVHDTVSSLRLDTVIAAIYNISRQRAKELVSGGKVKLNWSVFERPDFELGLLDIVSIRGYGRIQIKAIEGKSKKDKWRVEFGVLYK; encoded by the coding sequence ATGCAAGAAGTTTATCAACATTTCCGCAAGGAAGAGCAACCATTCATAGACAGTGCCCAGTCCTGGATTACGCAAGCAGAGGAAACCTACGCGCCGTATTTGACGGATTTCTTGGATCCGAGACAGCAGTACATCCTTGAGATGCTGGTCGGGAAAAAAGGTGAAGTCCATGTCCATTTTTACGGGGGCTATGAAGCGGCGGAACGCAAGCGGGCCATCATTTGCCCTGAGTATTTCAGTCCAACCCAAAGCGACTTTGAAATGGAACTTACTGAAGTGGTGTACCCTTCAAAATTCGCCAGTCTGACCCATGGGAAAATACTGGGGACGCTGATCGGAACCGGCATGAAAAGGGAGCTTTTCGGAGATATCCTGTCTGATGGCACACGCTGGCAGTTTTTGTTGGCGTCGAATATAGCAAGCTACGTGCATTCGCAAGTCACCAAGATAGGCAAGGTCAGTGTCCGCTTGGAGAGCCGGAGCTATACTGATTTGATTACACCTATCGATGATTGGACGATTGTGCATGACACTGTCAGTTCGCTGCGGTTGGATACAGTGATTGCAGCCATCTACAACATATCGAGACAACGGGCAAAAGAATTGGTGAGCGGCGGAAAAGTCAAGTTGAACTGGTCGGTATTTGAACGTCCCGATTTCGAATTGGGGCTGTTGGATATCGTGTCCATCCGCGGTTATGGCCGGATCCAGATAAAGGCCATAGAAGGGAAATCCAAGAAAGACAAATGGCGCGTCGAATTTGGCGTATTGTACAAATAA
- a CDS encoding cell division protein FtsQ/DivIB, with product MVFGKIRQKLNRKSSSEGTPWQRATAELERQNKAELKQKTPSNARMHRLLGEKKAKPKTSKHLPEATGTDKRQGYFGWYSIFLVGAILNGFLISPYGKVKDIYVEGAEDVPEQSIIDASKITGKLTALGVVWNDEKIDAYVTNALAQVKTAEVTLRGMNDVTIHVTEHETIAYVYSDSSYYNVLENGTVADTQLKVPIGNNPVITSFEKNQNLDDLLEQYVQLTDSVQNSISEIKYTGTEENPYAITVYMNDGNEVKAILPSFAEKILYYPDIVSQLGETKGIIDLEVGVYFTPFAQATEEEASASADSAIASE from the coding sequence ATGGTTTTCGGAAAGATCCGGCAGAAGCTGAACAGGAAGAGTTCGTCGGAAGGGACTCCCTGGCAGCGCGCAACTGCTGAACTGGAAAGGCAAAACAAAGCTGAGCTAAAGCAGAAGACCCCATCGAACGCCCGCATGCACCGTTTGTTGGGAGAGAAAAAAGCGAAGCCGAAGACAAGCAAACACCTTCCCGAAGCCACTGGAACAGACAAACGACAAGGGTATTTTGGATGGTACAGCATTTTCTTGGTTGGGGCGATCCTCAACGGGTTTTTGATCTCCCCATACGGAAAAGTCAAGGACATCTATGTGGAAGGGGCCGAAGATGTTCCGGAACAAAGCATCATCGATGCCAGTAAAATCACCGGGAAGCTTACCGCGTTGGGCGTCGTCTGGAATGACGAGAAAATCGATGCGTATGTCACAAATGCGTTGGCGCAAGTCAAAACGGCGGAAGTGACGCTGCGGGGCATGAACGATGTCACGATCCATGTGACGGAACACGAAACCATTGCCTATGTCTACTCGGACAGCAGCTACTACAATGTCCTGGAGAATGGCACAGTGGCAGATACACAATTGAAGGTTCCGATCGGGAATAACCCAGTCATTACAAGCTTTGAAAAGAACCAGAATCTGGATGACCTGCTCGAACAATACGTACAATTGACGGACAGCGTCCAGAACAGCATCTCTGAAATCAAATACACCGGTACGGAAGAGAATCCGTATGCAATCACGGTGTACATGAATGACGGGAATGAAGTCAAGGCGATTTTGCCGTCATTCGCCGAAAAGATCCTGTACTACCCTGACATCGTCAGCCAATTGGGCGAGACGAAAGGGATCATCGATCTTGAAGTGGGCGTCTACTTTACGCCCTTTGCGCAAGCTACGGAAGAGGAAGCGTCCGCTTCGGCCGATTCAGCCATCGCATCCGAATGA
- the ftsZ gene encoding cell division protein FtsZ: MELEFDSSMNDGAKIKVIGVGGAGSNAVNRMIEEGVQGVEFIVANTDTQALNASRAETRIQLGPKLTKGLGAGSIPEVGRKAAEESEQQIAEALAGADMIFVTCGMGGGTGTGAAPIVARIAKDLGALTVGVVTRPFTFEGPKRGRYAAEGIAELKANVDTLVIISNNRLLEIVDKKTPMLEAFREADNVLRQGVQGISDLITAPGYVNLDFADVKTVMKDQGSALMGIGIASGENRTAEATKKAISSPLLEVSIDGAEQILLNITGGSDLTLFEAQDASDIVAQASTSEVNIIFGTSINENLGDEVIVTVIATGIDDKKKDEKKTASRGGSAFKGRKEVGNAPVSYPEKQVPTERAEEKPAKDLFGDWDIRRDTSVREQAPQSVQPEPEEYPVKQTEDNYPRYHENKEDRNGGEDSLDTPPFFRKRRR, translated from the coding sequence ATGGAATTGGAATTCGATTCAAGCATGAATGATGGAGCAAAAATTAAAGTTATCGGTGTCGGTGGGGCAGGCAGCAACGCCGTGAACCGTATGATCGAAGAAGGCGTACAAGGTGTGGAATTCATCGTCGCCAACACGGATACACAAGCCTTGAATGCATCAAGAGCGGAAACAAGAATCCAACTCGGGCCTAAATTGACGAAAGGATTGGGCGCAGGCTCGATTCCTGAAGTAGGCCGCAAAGCTGCAGAAGAGAGTGAACAACAAATCGCTGAAGCGCTGGCTGGAGCTGACATGATCTTTGTCACATGCGGAATGGGCGGCGGTACCGGTACGGGTGCAGCTCCTATCGTAGCCCGGATCGCTAAAGATCTTGGTGCGTTGACTGTCGGTGTTGTGACGCGTCCGTTCACTTTCGAAGGTCCGAAAAGAGGCCGCTATGCTGCCGAAGGTATCGCTGAATTAAAAGCGAACGTTGACACATTGGTCATCATCTCAAATAACCGTCTTTTGGAGATTGTGGACAAAAAGACTCCTATGCTGGAAGCATTCCGTGAAGCAGATAATGTCTTGCGTCAAGGGGTACAAGGTATCTCTGACTTGATCACGGCTCCAGGATATGTAAACTTGGACTTCGCAGATGTGAAGACTGTCATGAAAGATCAAGGTTCTGCTTTGATGGGTATCGGTATCGCTTCAGGTGAAAACCGCACGGCTGAAGCAACCAAAAAGGCTATTTCTTCACCATTATTGGAAGTTTCCATCGATGGCGCTGAGCAGATCTTGTTGAACATCACGGGTGGTTCGGACTTGACGTTGTTCGAAGCGCAAGATGCGAGTGATATCGTTGCACAAGCTTCAACATCCGAAGTGAACATCATCTTCGGTACATCCATCAATGAAAACTTGGGCGACGAAGTTATCGTTACAGTAATCGCAACAGGGATCGACGACAAAAAAAAAGATGAAAAAAAAACCGCTAGTCGCGGAGGCAGTGCTTTTAAGGGGCGTAAAGAAGTAGGGAACGCTCCTGTTTCATACCCAGAGAAACAAGTTCCGACTGAAAGAGCAGAAGAAAAACCGGCCAAAGACCTATTCGGCGACTGGGATATCCGCAGAGACACAAGCGTGAGAGAACAGGCGCCCCAATCGGTTCAACCTGAGCCAGAAGAATACCCTGTGAAACAAACAGAAGATAATTATCCACGTTATCACGAAAATAAAGAAGATAGAAACGGTGGAGAGGATTCATTGGATACCCCGCCTTTCTTCCGCAAGAGACGCAGATAA
- a CDS encoding YggS family pyridoxal phosphate-dependent enzyme, translated as MSIEKNCRKVESTVEAACLTAGRKREDVTVIAVTKTKPAEQVEELYRLGYRHFAENRPEGLIEKQEALPQEDIIWHYIGTLQTRKVKQVINRIAYFHALDRMSLAKEINERAEQPVSCFVQVNVTGESSKHGLSASEAVPFIKSLESFPNIIVVGLMTMAPIDATDVELRQCFEDLKIMQEQVAALNLTHAPCTETSMGMSQDYPIAIAEGATFVRVGSAFFAETEA; from the coding sequence ATGAGTATTGAAAAAAATTGCCGGAAAGTCGAGTCAACTGTTGAAGCTGCCTGTTTGACAGCCGGACGCAAACGGGAAGATGTGACGGTCATCGCCGTCACGAAGACAAAACCTGCAGAGCAAGTGGAAGAATTGTACCGCTTGGGCTACCGCCACTTTGCAGAAAATCGCCCCGAAGGTCTGATCGAAAAGCAAGAAGCACTTCCGCAAGAAGACATCATCTGGCATTACATCGGTACCTTACAGACAAGGAAAGTGAAGCAGGTGATCAACCGCATCGCCTACTTCCACGCATTGGATCGTATGTCATTGGCAAAGGAAATCAATGAGCGGGCGGAACAGCCTGTATCTTGCTTCGTGCAGGTCAATGTTACAGGGGAGAGCTCAAAACACGGGCTTTCCGCATCCGAGGCAGTGCCTTTCATCAAGAGTCTGGAAAGTTTTCCGAATATCATCGTTGTCGGATTGATGACGATGGCACCCATTGATGCAACAGACGTGGAGTTGCGTCAATGTTTTGAAGATCTGAAAATAATGCAAGAGCAAGTAGCGGCGTTGAACTTGACGCATGCCCCATGCACGGAGACGAGTATGGGCATGAGTCAAGATTATCCGATAGCGATTGCCGAAGGCGCGACCTTCGTACGTGTCGGATCGGCATTCTTTGCTGAAACAGAAGCATAG
- a CDS encoding cell division protein SepF, which translates to MGLKDLFRKYFVIEDEEDGFEEVDEPSAVVPVRRSERNEEGAPSYRSTQKRSTKAKVIPMNQQAMTEKASIHVVEPRVYSEVEKIADNLLKNQAVLLNFKRIDAEQAKRIVDFLTGTVYAIGGEIQRVGDEIFLCTPASVGVEGALAETLEEERSFY; encoded by the coding sequence ATGGGTCTGAAAGATTTATTCCGAAAGTACTTTGTCATTGAAGATGAGGAAGACGGATTTGAGGAAGTCGATGAACCATCGGCTGTCGTTCCAGTCCGCAGGTCCGAGCGCAATGAAGAAGGTGCTCCGTCTTATCGGAGCACCCAAAAAAGATCGACGAAAGCAAAGGTAATTCCTATGAATCAACAAGCAATGACCGAAAAAGCCAGCATCCATGTCGTGGAGCCCAGAGTCTATTCCGAGGTGGAAAAGATTGCCGATAATCTGCTGAAGAATCAAGCAGTACTGCTTAATTTCAAAAGGATAGATGCGGAACAAGCAAAACGGATCGTGGACTTTCTGACCGGAACGGTATATGCGATCGGAGGAGAAATCCAACGCGTAGGCGATGAAATCTTTTTATGTACCCCAGCTTCAGTCGGAGTCGAAGGCGCACTGGCCGAAACACTGGAGGAAGAGCGTTCGTTCTACTAG
- the ftsA gene encoding cell division protein FtsA: MKNSGIYVSLDIGTTSIKVVVAEYVKDQMNIIGVGNEISKGLSRGVIVDIDETVESIRSAVSQAERKANIQISNVIVGIPSNQISIEPCHGMYAVASENKEITDKDVQNVFAAAKVRSVPPEREIISVIPEEFIVDGFDGIRDPRGMIGVRLELYASMITGPKTIIHNIKRCVEKAGLHIEDMVVQPLAISSVAMNKGERDFGTILIDMGGGQTSASVMHDDQLKFAFVDPEGGDLVTKDISIILNTTLENAERVKREYGYAISEDTSDEEFFPVETIGKEEPVKVDEKYLSEIIEARLVQIFENIKRALDKVEARDLPGGIILTGGAAALPGVVDLAKEIFEINVKLYIPEQMGMRNPIYATSIGLIKYVAGLDDIYRVAKGKVQATGKVIPLQSKTAKQPTVIEEPVYENEVYADEENYEESLVGKLKRWFNNLFE, from the coding sequence ATGAAGAATTCAGGAATATACGTCAGTCTAGATATTGGAACCACTTCAATAAAAGTTGTTGTCGCAGAATATGTGAAAGATCAAATGAACATTATTGGAGTCGGGAATGAAATTTCCAAAGGTCTTAGCCGTGGCGTCATCGTTGATATCGATGAAACGGTCGAATCGATCCGCAGTGCGGTCAGCCAAGCTGAAAGAAAAGCGAACATTCAGATATCAAACGTCATCGTAGGCATACCAAGCAATCAAATCAGTATCGAACCTTGCCACGGGATGTATGCAGTCGCAAGCGAAAACAAGGAAATCACAGACAAGGATGTCCAGAACGTCTTTGCTGCCGCAAAAGTCCGTTCTGTTCCGCCAGAAAGAGAAATCATTTCCGTCATCCCTGAAGAGTTCATCGTAGATGGGTTCGACGGCATCAGAGACCCGAGAGGCATGATCGGCGTGCGCCTTGAATTGTACGCAAGCATGATCACGGGTCCAAAAACAATCATCCATAACATCAAGCGTTGTGTAGAAAAAGCAGGTCTGCATATCGAAGATATGGTCGTACAGCCACTGGCCATATCAAGCGTAGCCATGAATAAAGGCGAGCGGGATTTCGGGACCATCCTTATCGACATGGGTGGCGGCCAAACAAGCGCCTCTGTCATGCACGACGATCAATTGAAATTTGCATTCGTTGATCCCGAGGGCGGCGATCTTGTGACGAAGGACATTTCCATCATTTTGAACACGACATTGGAAAATGCGGAGCGCGTAAAACGCGAATATGGTTACGCCATTTCCGAAGACACGTCCGATGAGGAGTTTTTCCCCGTCGAAACGATCGGGAAAGAAGAACCGGTAAAAGTGGATGAGAAATATCTGTCTGAAATCATCGAAGCGCGACTTGTGCAGATCTTCGAAAACATCAAACGCGCCTTGGATAAAGTGGAAGCCCGCGACCTTCCTGGCGGCATCATTCTGACCGGAGGCGCAGCGGCATTACCGGGCGTCGTCGATTTGGCAAAAGAAATCTTCGAAATCAACGTCAAACTGTATATTCCGGAGCAAATGGGGATGCGCAATCCGATCTATGCAACGAGCATCGGCCTGATCAAGTATGTGGCCGGACTGGATGACATTTACCGCGTGGCCAAAGGCAAAGTGCAGGCGACAGGCAAAGTGATCCCTTTGCAATCCAAAACTGCGAAACAACCGACAGTCATCGAAGAACCTGTCTATGAAAACGAGGTTTACGCCGATGAGGAAAATTACGAAGAAAGCTTAGTCGGTAAATTAAAACGTTGGTTCAATAATTTATTTGAATAA